One part of the Paenibacillus thermoaerophilus genome encodes these proteins:
- a CDS encoding LacI family DNA-binding transcriptional regulator, whose translation MIKMKEIAELAGVSISTVSNVLNGRKNVGQATRERVLQICSEYGYHPNLSGKKAKSANSNTIVFVFSDFDRDFYLKIIEGISDCLTENGYDLMICTNKSAANFMRGSLASGAIILDGSLTDDFLISVAKPDFPVVLMDRIIRNEQAETKSVIVDNYPVMCEMVQGLVDKGFKRFGFIGGLDFTLDNQERYAGFTDTLAKNNIEFDRKYYFHGNYREKSGYQAAKIMLLSNDLPEVVVCANDNMAIGAIKAFEENKIRVPDDISVTGFDDSVLAEMKGLTTISIPRYESGYLAAKELLAMLEGTANKEPFKLGATIKWRKTVK comes from the coding sequence ATGATCAAGATGAAAGAAATAGCGGAGCTTGCGGGCGTCTCGATCTCGACCGTGTCCAATGTGCTGAACGGACGCAAAAACGTCGGACAAGCGACCAGGGAGAGAGTGCTGCAAATTTGCTCGGAATACGGATACCATCCGAATCTGTCAGGCAAAAAAGCAAAATCCGCTAATTCCAATACAATCGTGTTTGTATTCAGCGATTTCGATCGTGATTTTTACTTGAAAATTATCGAAGGCATCAGTGATTGCCTGACGGAAAACGGGTACGATCTGATGATCTGCACGAACAAATCCGCCGCCAACTTTATGCGCGGCAGCTTGGCGAGCGGCGCGATCATCCTGGACGGAAGCCTGACGGACGATTTTTTGATCTCCGTCGCAAAACCCGACTTTCCCGTCGTGCTGATGGACCGGATTATCCGGAACGAACAGGCCGAAACCAAAAGCGTCATCGTCGACAACTATCCCGTCATGTGCGAGATGGTGCAGGGGCTGGTGGACAAAGGCTTTAAGCGGTTCGGGTTTATCGGCGGGCTGGACTTTACGTTGGACAATCAGGAACGTTATGCCGGGTTTACGGATACGCTGGCGAAAAACAATATCGAATTTGACCGCAAATATTATTTCCATGGAAATTATCGCGAAAAAAGCGGTTATCAGGCAGCCAAAATCATGCTGTTAAGCAACGATTTGCCCGAGGTCGTCGTCTGTGCGAACGACAACATGGCGATCGGTGCCATCAAAGCGTTCGAAGAAAACAAGATCCGCGTGCCGGACGATATTTCGGTTACGGGGTTCGACGATTCCGTTCTGGCGGAGATGAAAGGATTGACGACCATATCCATCCCGCGGTACGAGAGCGGTTATCTGGCGGCCAAGGAGCTGCTCGCCATGCTGGAAGGAACGGCAAATAAGGAGCCGTTCAAACTGGGCGCAACCATCAAGTGGAGAAAGACGGTGAAATAA